The genomic stretch GCCGTACTCGAGATCGGCTAGTAGTGATAGCTAGTAGTGATAGGGAGATGGACGACATGGGGCCCCGGGATGTGCGCCCGGGCTTTGTGGTTGTTGGGGTGGTGGTGCGCCCTTTCGGCATCCGAGGTGAGGTGCTGGTGGACATCCTCACCCACGACCTTTCCCATCTCTCCCCTGGCCGGACGGTTTATGTGGGGGGCGAGCCCCGTGTCATCGAGGGGTGCCGCTTCCACCGGGGACGGGCCATCATCCGCTTGGCCGGCATAGAGGGCCGCCATCAGGCGGAGGGTCTCCGCTCCTTCTACCTGGAGGTTCCCGAGGGGGAGCTGGCCCCCCTGGAGGAGGGGGAGTATTACTACTACCAGCTGGTGGGGCTGGAGGTGTGCACCACATCTGGCACCAAGTTGGGCCATGTGGTGGAGGTCATGGCCACCGGTGGCGACCACCAGGTCCTGGTGGTGCGGGGGCCAAGAGGAGAGGTGCTGGTGCCAGCGGTGGACGAGTTCGTGCGCGAGGTGGACCTCCAAAGGGGCCTGTTGGTGGTGGAGGAGGTGCCAGGCCTCCTCACATAAACCCTCACCTTTGCGCGACGGCGACCGTCAGGTCACCAGCTCTATCTGGCTGAGAAGCTGCTCGTTGGACTTGGTGCGACGTAGCTGCTCCAACACGCGCTCGGTGACCTTCAGGGCAGCGTCTTGAGCATAGGGCTGCTCCACAGCGAAGTCCTCGGCCATGCGAGCCAGGGCGCGGCGAAAGAGGGCCAGGCGCTGCGCCGTCTTTTCGTCCAGCATCATCTCCTCCCGCCGCGTGCCGCTCTTGAAGATGTCCACGGCGGGGAAGATGCGCTTCTCGGCTAGGCGGCGGTCCAGCCATAGCTCCCAGTTGCCCGTCCCCTTGAACTCCTCGAAGATGACCTCGTCCATGCGGGAGCCGGTATCGATGAGGCAAGTGGCGATGATGGTGAGGGAGCCTCCTTCCTCGGTGTTGCGGGCGGTGCCGAAGAGCCGCTTGGGGGGGTGAAGGGCCACGGGGTCGATACCCCCCGAGAGGGTGCGGCCGCTGGGGGGTAGGGAGAGGTTGTAGGCCCTGGTCAGACGGGTGATGCCGTCCAGCAGCACCATAATGTGCTTGCCCATCTCCACCAGCCGTTTGGCCCGCTCGATGGCCAGCTCGGCCACCCGCGTCTGCACCTCCTCGGGGTCATCGAAGGTGGCGGCGATGACCTCGGCCCCGTCCTGCTCCACCGAGCGGCGCCAATCGGTCACCTCCTCCGGCCGTTCCCCTATCAGTAGGATCATCACCTGGATGTCGTCATAGCGATTGAGGACGGCACGGGCGATGTGCTTAAGGAGCATGGTCTTTCCCCCCTTAGGGGGCGAGACCACCAGCCCTCGCTGCCCTCGTCCCAGGGGGGCTACCAAGTCGATGAGGCGGGTGGTGGGGTTGGGGTCCCCAGCCTCCAGCTGCAGGAACTTGGTGGGGAAGGTGGGGATGAGCTGTTCGAACACTGGGCGGCCCTTGGCCACCTCCGGGTCCAGGCCGTTGATGGCCTCCACCCGCAGTAGCCCGTAATACTTCTCCGTCTCCTTGGGGGGCCGCACCTGGCCCATGACGTAGTCGCCGGTGCGCAGGCCGAAGCGGCGGATCTGGGACTGGGACACGTAGACATCGCTGGGGCTGGGCTTGTAGCCGCTGGTGCGCAAAAACCCGTACCCCTCGCCGGTGATCTCCAGGATGCCGCCGGCGAAGTAGTTGCCCTCCCGCTCGGCCCTGGCCTGCAGGATACGGAGGATGAGCTCCTGCTTGCGTAAGGAGGATAGGCCAGTAAGGCCCAGGGAGCGGGCCTCCTCCAGGAGCTCTTCGCGCGTCTTGGCCTCTAGCTCGGCAATGCTCATGGACCCCGTCTACCTCGAGGGGGAGCCCCGTTGCGCTGAGGGGGGCATTTCCCAGTGTAAGGCGGGCTGTCGCCCCTGACAAGGCCTTCCTTGACACCGCCCCGCCAGGCTGATAAAGTTTAAGTTGGTTAGCACTCTCAGTCCAAGAGTGCTAACTAGGGTGATAAGGTGCTCACAGCTCGGCGGGCAGCCATCTTGCGGTACGTGGTGGATGAGTATGTGGACTCTGGGCAGCCGGTGGCCTCACGCACTGTGGCCCAGAAGTACCGGCTGCCCATCTCGCCGGCCACTATCCGCAACGAGATGATGCGGCTGGAGGAGGAGGGGTACCTTCATCAGCCCCACACTTCCGCTGGGCGGGTCCCCTCCGACAAGGGTTACCGGTACTACGTGGAGTGGCTGATGCGGGAGGAGACGCCGCCAGAGGCTGTTCGCCAGCGGATCCGGGAGGAGATGTGGCAAGCGGCCAGGCGGCTGGAGGAGTGGGCACGGGTGGCGGCTGCCGCCTTAGCGGCCTACGTGCACGGTATGGCCCTGGTGACCATGCCTCATGGCCCCCCTGCCCGCCTGCGCTGGCTGGAGGTGGTGAAGCTCCACGACCCCCTGGTGCTGGTGGTGGTGGTGCTCTATCAGGCCCGGGTGCGAGAGAAGGTCCTCCCCCTGGGGGAGGTGGGGCAGGAAGACCTCTCGGACGCTGCCCACCGTCTCAGCTATCGCTTCGCGGGCATGGCTGCGCACCAACTGCGGCGGGTCATCCCATATCTCTCGGCACAGGAGAGGGAGATTATGAATGCTGCTGCCTCCCTTCTGGAGGAGGAGGACGCCGCCGCCCATCGTCCAGCGGCCCTGGAGGGGATCAAGGAGCTTTTGGGCTATCCGGAGTTTGCCGACCGCCGCCAGGTGTTGGCCATCCTCGACTATCTGGAGGGGGAGGGCATAAGCCGCCTCCTCCCCTACCCCCTGCCTCCTCAGGGGGGCGTGAGGGTGGTCATCGGCAGCGAGCACCCGGAGGAGCCCCTTCGCCACCTGAGCATGGTGGTGGCCTCCTATCCCGCCCCCGGAGGGGGCCAAGGGGGGGTGGCGGTGGTGGGGCCCACCCGCTTCCGCTACGGCCGGGCCGTGGGCATGGTGCGCTACCTCGCCTCCCTTATGGAGCAGATCACCCAGGCTTGGTGGGGAGGGTAGAGAGCATGGCTGAGGACCAGGAGGCCGTGACCCAGGAGTCCTTGGAGGACCTCAAGTCCCAACTGGACCAGGCCCGGGCAGAGGCTGAGCGCTACCTCAACAACTGGCGTCGGGCGGAGGCCGACTTTGCCAATTACAAAAAGCGCGTAGAGCAGGAGAGGGAGGAGGTTAGGCGGTTTGCCAACGCCTCCCTCATTATCAACATCCTACCCGTGCTGGACGACTTGGAGCGGGCCCTTTCCTCCTTGGACGCCCGCCTGGCAGGCCTCACCTGGTTCGACGGCATAAGGCTCATCTACCGCAAGCTGCAGAAGGTGCTGGAGCAGGCTGGCGTCCAGGAGATCCCCGCCGAGGGCTATCCCTTTGATCCTCGCGTGCATGAGGCCATACACTATGCCGAAGGGGAGGATGGAAAGGTCGTGGCTGTGGTCCAGAAGGGATACAAGCTGCACGAGCGCGTCCTGCGTCCCGCCCTGGTCATCGTGGGCAAGGCCGTCCCGAAGCCCCAGGGCCCAGACGAGGGCGAAGGCCAGGGCCAAGGATAAAGGGAGGTGAAAGGGATGGGCAGGGCTGTAGGCATCGACTTGGGTACCACCAACTCCTGTGTGGCGGTCATGGAAGGGGGCGAGCCCAAGGTCATCCCCAACGCCGAGGGCGAGCGCATCACCCCTTCCGTGGTGGCCGTCTCCAACACCGGTGAGCGGCTGGTGGGTCGCCCCGCCAAGCGGCAGGCCATCGTTAACCCCGAGAACACCATCTTCTCCGTCAAGCGCCTCATGGGGCGTAAGTTCGACGACCCGGAGGTGCAGCGGGCCCTCAAGATCCTGCCCTACAAGGTGGACGCCGCCCCCAACGGCGATGCCCGCGTGTGGATGGGGGGCCGCTCCTACGCTCCCCCCGAGATATCGGCCATGATCCTGCAGAAGCTGAAGATGGACGCCGAGGCCTACCTGGGGGAGCCGGTCACAGAGGCGGTCATCACCGTCCCCGCCTACTTCAACGATGCCCAGCGCCAGGCCACCAAGGCGGCTGGGGAGATCGCCGGCCTCAACGTGCTGCGCATCATCAACGAGCCCACGGCGGCTGCCCTGGCCTATGGCCTGGACAAGGAGGGAGAGAAGACCATCGCCGTCTTCGACCTGGGCGGGGGCACCTTCGATATCTCCATTTTGGAGATCGGCGAGGGCACCTTCCAGGTGAAGGCCACCGCCGGCGACACCTTCCTGGGGGGCGATGACTTCGACAACCGCATCATCGAGTGGCTGGTCCAGGAGTTCTTGAGAGAGACGGGCATCGACCTGCGGCAGGACCGGGTGGCCATGCAGCGGCTCAAGGAGGCGGCGGAGAAGGCTAAGATCGAGCTCTCCTCCCTCCAGCAGACGGAGATCAACCTCCCCTTCATAGCCGCTGATGCTTCCGGGCCCAAGCACCTCATCCGTACCCTCACCAGGGCCAAGCTGGAGCAGATGGTCCACGACCTGGTGGAGCGCACCCTGGGCCCCTGCCGCCAAGCCTTGGCCGACGCTGGCCTCCGCCCTGAGCAGATCGATGAGGTCATCCTGGTGGGGGGCATGACCAGGATGCCCCTGGTCATCGATACGGTGCGCAAGTTCTTCGGCAAGGAGCCCCACCGGGGTGTCAACCCCGACGAGGTGGTGGCCATCGGCGCCGCCATCCAGGCCGGCGTCCTCAAGGGGGAGGTGCGGGAGGTCCTCCTCCTGGATGTCACCCCCCTCAGCCTGGGCATCGAGACCCTGGGGGGCCTTATGACGGTCATCATCCCCCGCAACACCACTATCCCCACCTCCAAGAGCCAGATCTTCACCACCGCTGCTGATAACCAGACCAGCGTGGAGATCCACGTGTTGCAGGGGGAGAGGCCCCTGGCCCGGGATAACAAGTCCCTGGGCCGCTTCATCCTGGACGGCATCATCCCCGCTCCCCGAGGAGTGCCCCAGATCGAGGTCACCTTCGATATCGACGCCAACGGTATCCTGCACGTCTCGGCCCGCGACAAGGCCACCGGCCGGGAGCAGAAGATGATCATCCAGCCCTCCACCGGCCTCACCAAAGAGGAGATCGAGCGGATGAAGCGGGAGGCGGAGCTATACGCTGAGGAGGACCGGCGGCGGCGGGAGGAGATCGAGCTGCGCAACCAGGCCGACAACCTGGCCTACACCGCTGAGAAGACCTTGCGCGAGGTGGGGGAGAAGATCCCCGCCGCCATCCGCTCAGAGGTGGAGGAGAAGGTGCAGCGGGTGCGCGAGGCCCTGGCTGGCCAGGACATCACCGCCGTGCGCCGGGCCATGGACGACCTCTCCTACTCGCTACAAAGGGCAGGGGCGGCTGTCTACGGCGCCCAGGCCGGCGTGGGGGGCGAGGGCCAGCAGCCTCCGGGCGGGCCTGAGAGTGGGGCAGTAGAAGGCGAGTTCCGCGAGATCTAGGCCAGAAGCCCAGGGAGGGGCCCAGATAAGGGGCCCCTCCTTCTTTCGCATCCCATGGCCTGTTAGGATCGGAGGAGAAAGCCCTCTGGCAGGGAGGATGGCCCATGACCACTGTAGCCCGACGTTGGTGGCGAGCTATCTACGCTGTTCCGCAGGTGGACCTGCGGCGTGTTGACCCTGTTACCCGCTGGCTAGTCCTCTCGCGTGCGGCGGTGGTGGTGATGACGGCCACCTCAGGAGCGTTGGGGGGCCTTCTAGCTGCCCTGGAGGGGCAGTTCGATGCCCTGCGCTTCTCTTTGGCCATGGCGGGGCTGCTGTTGGCTCATATGGGCTCCAACTTGTTCAACGATCTGGTCGATTACCTGCGGGGCACCGATCGGCCTGGTTCGCCGCGGGCCAGGTACGGGCCTCATGGGCTAGCCCACCAGGCGGTGTCTCTGCCCCGGTTTGCAGCGGCCACAGCCCTCGTCCTGGCGGGGGCGGCCGCCGCTGGGTTCGCCTTGGTGGCCCTTAGCGGGGTCTGGGTGGTGGCCTTTGCCTTGGGCGGGGCCTTGGTGCTCCTGGGCTATCCCTTCCTAAAGTCTGTGGGATTAGGAGAGCCCGCGGTGCTGGTGGTGTGGGGCCCCCTAATGGTGGGAGGAACCTATTACGCCGTAGCCAGAGAGGTACCTGCATGGGTATGGGTGGCCTCCATCCCCTATGGCCTGGCGGTGGCTGCCGTCCTCATGGGTAAGCACATCGACAAGCTGGAGTTCGACCGTCAGGAGGGGAACTGGACCCTGCCCGTCCTGTTGGGTGAGTCTCGGGCACGGCGGCTGACGCAGGCCCTGATGGTGGGCTCCCATGTGCTGACGGTGGTGGTGGCCATCTGGCAGGGGTTGTGGGGAATGCTCCTGGCCCTTGCGGCCCTTCCCACCCTGCGACGGGTCCTGCCCGCCTTCGACCATCCCAAGCCTCCAGACCCGCCCCGCCCCATCCCAGGGTGGCCTCTTTGGTTCGTCAATTTCGCCTTCTTCCACACCCGTCAGGTGGGGGTGTATATGGTGCTGGGGTTGGCCCTCCACTGGGCGGTGGCTGCTGTGGTGGAGGCCTTCTAGGCAAGGGTTGAGACCTGGAGGCAAGGGTCTAAAATAAGATGCGGGCGCCCCAGTAGCTCAGCTGGAAGAGCGGCGGCGTCCTAAGCCGCGGGCCGGGGGTTCGAGTCCCTCCTGGGGCGCCAGAACCTCTCCTGTCGCTCCCTCTCGCCTTCGGTGGTACAATCCTTAGCAGGGGCCCCCGTAGCTCAACGGGAAGAGCGGCGGCCTTCTAAGCCGCGGGTTGCGGGTTCGAGTCCTGCCGGGGGCGCCACCGTCCCCTTGGCTCTTCGCTCGGCCTGTCCTTATCCCTCACGGCCCACCATATGCCCTAGCCACTGGCAGATAGTCCATGCGCCCTACAAAGATGCCGCCACTCGGCCAGCGCTGGCGCCAGGGCTGCGATGGGGCCGACGGCTAGGGAGACGACAGAGGTGTCGGGCCACGGCCTGAAGACTTGCCATGTCGTGGCCAGGTAGGAAGTCATCCACAAAGGGAAGGGCGGCCTGCATCCCCCTAGTAAGGGGTTGATACCCTGGCACCCCCAACAGAGGGTTGAGCCAGATAAGGCGGTGACACCGCTTCTGCAGCCGCTCCATCTCCTGGGCTAGCAGCTCTGGCTCCCCCTGGTCCCAGCCATCGCTGATGACGATCACCACCGCTCCCCTCCCTAAGACACGCCTGCCCCATAGGCGGTGGAACTGACGTAGACAGGCCCCGATGCGCGTCCCCCCGGCCCAATCGGTGACCCATCGTGCTACCTGCTCCAGGGCCAGGTCCGGCGAGGGGAGGCGCAGACAGGTGGTGATGCGCGTCAGCCGGCTCCCAAATAAGAAGGCCTCCACCGGCTTTGGCCATGTCTGGGCCAAGGCATAGATGAACAGGAGAACGGTGCGAGTGTATATCTCCATGGAGCCTGAGATATCTGCTAGCACCACCAGGGGCCGGGGGCGGCGAGCCCGCTCTCGCCAGGCCAAGCCCACCAGCTCTCCGCCGTGCCGTAGGCTTTGGCGTAGCGTTCGGCGCAGGTCCGGATGGCGCCGCCTCCGTGACCGCCGGAGGCGGTACGTACGGCGCATGGAGAGGGAGTGGCGCAGGGCCATGAGTAGCTGCCTCAAGACCTGCCCCTCCTCAGGTGTGCACCCCTCCCAACGCCTTCGCCTCATCACCTCCAGGGGACTGTAGGAGAAGAGGCGCGAGACGACTTCTCTCCTCCCCTCCTCGCCATCAGTGGAGGGGAGCAGGGTGTGCATATCCCCGACCCAAGAAAACCACGGCCGGGGCAGACGCCAGGCCTGAGGCTCATCTGGAGGCAGGCCTCCCTGCTCAGCCCTGAAGAAGCGGTCGAAGAGTTGGTCGAAGAGGGCCAGGTCCTGCTGGCGGCACACCAGGGTGCAGCGGGCGGCGTGGCGTAGGTTCTCCCTATCCAGGGACGGCAAGCAGAGGAGGGCCTCTACCAAGGTCGTCACCTGCTGGGTGGTGACCAAAGCCCCTGCCTGCCTGAGCGTCCTGGCGAAGAGGAGCAGATGGGCAATGAGGCTCACGGATCGCTCTTCCCTGCCTCCGGGCGGGCCAGGGCCTTGGCCAAGAGCCCTCGTGCCAGCTCCTCCCTGACCCGCTTCAGGTCGTCATGGTACTTGACCAGGGCGCCCAGGGTCTCTTCCACTGTGCTCTCGTCCAGGCGGTGGCGCTCCAGGGCCAGGAGGGCGGCAGCCCAGTCCAACGTCTCGGCCACCCCAGGCGCCTTGTAAAGGTCCAAGGAGCGCACCTCCTGAGCAAAGGCCACCACCTGCCGCCTCAGCTCCTCCGGAGCGTGAGGGAGGCGGGCCCGCACGATGGCCAGCTCCTTCTCGAACGATGGGTAATCGATCCAGTAGTAAAGGCAGCGCCGCTTGAGGGCATCGTGGACCTCCCTTGTGCGGTTAGAGGTGATGACCACCACTGGCGGAGTCTGGGCGCGCAGGGTGCCCAGTTCGGGCACCGTCACCTGCCAGTCGCTCAAGAACTCCAGGAGGAAGGCCTCGAACTCCTCGTCCGCCCGGTCCAGCTCATCGATGAGGAGGACGGGGGCGCGGCCATCCTTGGACTCCAAGGCCTGTAGGAGGGGACGGCGTAAGAGGAACTCCGGGCTGAAGATGTGACGGCGCAGACGTTCCTTCTCCCTCTCCCCCGCGGCCTCCATAAGCCTTATCTCCAGTAGCTGACGGGTGTAGTCCCATTCGTAGACAGCGCTCTGCAGGTCCAACCCCTCATAGCACTGAAGGCGTATAAGTGGCGCCTCCAAGGCGCGGGAGAGGGCCAGGGCTACCTCCGTCTTCCCTACCCCGGGCTGGCCCTCCAAGAACAGGGGGCGCTGCAGGCGCAGGGCCAGGAAGATGGCCACCGCAAGCCCCGGCTCGGCGATGTAGCTCACCCTCTCCAGGGCCTCGGCAGCCTGCTGGGGCGAAAGGAACTCCCTCTCCACCATCCCTTAAAGCCATTATCCCACAAGGGGTCAGCGGCTGGCGCGCTCCCATGCCCTAAGGATGGCACGGCGGGCCAGCACCGCGCATAGATGGGCGCGGTAGCGGGCGGAAGCGAAGGGGTCCTCCCCCATGCGGTCGGGGCTGAAGGCCCCCTCCACAGCGGCGGTCACCGTCTGCGACGTCACCACCTTGCCTTGCAGGGCCTCTTCCACGGCCGTGGCCCGGAAGGGGGCATCGGCGGCCCCCGTGATCCCTACCAGCACCTGGCGGGCCACCCCGCCCTCGACCTGTACCACCGCTGCCACCCCCACCACGGCATAGCCGGAGGCGGGGTGGGGGAACTTCTCATAGGCCCAGCCCCACCCCGGGCCCAGCTCCCGCACCTCGATGCCAGTGATGAGCTCCCCTGGCATCAGGGAGGTGGTGAACATGCCCTGGAAGAACTCATGAGCGGGGATGGTCCTCTCGCCGTTAGCGCCTACGGCGCGGATGGTCGCCTCCAGGGCCAGGATGGCTGCCGGATAATCAGCTGCTGGGTCGGCGTGGGCCAGAGACCCGCCAATGGTACCCCGATTGCGCACCGCTGGGTCGGCGATGACGTGCGCCACCTCCGCCAGGAGGGGAGGCCCTGAGAACTCTATCTCGCGGTGGGTGGTCATGGCGCCTATGCGCCACCATCCGCCCTCACGGCTCATCCCCCTGAGGTCTTGAAGGCGGCCCAGGTCCACCAGGGCGGCGGGAGCCATCAGGCGCAGCTTCATGGCCGGTATCAGCGATTGGCCGCCAGCTAACGGGCGGGCCTCGGGCTCCTGCTGGAGGATGGAGAGGGCCTCCTGTAAGGTGGCGGGACGGTAGTAACGGAAACTGGCGGGATACATGGCCTCACCTCCTGGCCTCGCTAATGGCTTGCCACACCCTCTCAGGGGTGAGGGGTATATCTATGTGCTTAATGCCCAGGGGGGAGAGGGCGTCCACCACGGCGTTGACCACCGCTGGGGTGGCAGCGATGGTTCCCGCCTCCCCGATCCCCTTCACCCCCAGGGGGTTGTGAGGGGATGGGGTGACGGTGTGATCCGTCTCGTAAAGGGGGAGAAGGGAGGCCCTGGGCATGGCGTACTGCATGTAGGAGGCGGCGATGGGTTGGGCCTGCTGGTCGTAGCGGGCCCACTCCCAGAGGGCCTGCCCCACGCCGTGGGCGATGCCGCCATGTACCTGCCCCTCGAAGATGAGGGGGTTGATGATGACCCCCGCATCGTCCACTGCTATGTAGCGGAGGAGCTTCACCTGGCCTGTCTCGGCGTCCACCTCCACCACAGCCACGTGGGTCCCGAAGGGGAAGGTGAAGTTCTGAGGGTCGTAGAAGGCGGTGGCCTCCAGGCCGGGCTCCATCCCTGGCGGCAGGTTGTGGGCCAGATAGGCCTGCAGGGCCACCTCGGCCAGGCCCAGGGACCTGCCGGGAACGCCCCGCACCACGAACCTGCCCTCTTGCAGCTCCACGTCGGCCTCTGCCGCCTCCAAGAGGTGGGCAGCTATCTTCCTAGCCTTCTCCTTAACCTTCCCTAGGGCCATCACCAGGGCGCTGCCCCCCACCGCTGCGCTGCGGCTCCCATAGGTGCCCATGCCAAAGGGGATCTGTCCTGTATCGCCGTGGACCACCTCAACGTCTTCCAGAGAGACCCCTAGCTCGTCGGCTACGATCTGGGCGAAGGTGGTCTCATGGCCCTGGCCATGGGAGTGGCTGCCCGTGTATACCGTCACCTTGCCCGTGGGATGCATGCGCACCAGGGCGCTCTCCCACAGGCCAGCTTGGGCCCCCAGTTGGCCCACCACCTGTGAGGGGGCGATGCCGCACGCCTCGATGTAGCAGGAGAGCCCGATGCCCAACAGGCGACCCTGGCGGCGGGCCTCCTCCTGCTGGCGCCGCAGCTCCCGGTAATTGGCCACCTCTAGCGCCTTGGCCAAGGCCGCCTCATAGTTGCCGGAGTCGTATACCAAAGCCACCGGCGTCTGGTACGGGAAGGCGTTGCTGGGGATGAAGTTCTTGCGTCGGAACTCCGCCGGGTCCTCCCCTAGCTCGCGGGCCATGGTATCCATGAGCCTCTCCACCACATAGCAGGCCTCGGGCCTCCCCGCCCCCCGCACGGCGTCTACAGGCACCGTATGGGTATAAACGCCTGTGACGTGGCAGTAGATGTGGGGGATGGCATATTGGCCTGACAGGAGGGTGCCGTATAGATAGGTGGGGATGGCTGGGGCAAAGGTGGAGAGATAAGCGCCCATGTTGGCCACCGTCTCCACCCGCAGGCCGATGACCTTGTGGCCCTCGTCCACCGCCAGCTCGGCCACCGTGTAGTGGTCCCGCCCCTGGGCATCCGACACGAAGCTCTCGCTGCGCTTGGCCACCCACTTGACGGGCCTTCCCACCTTCTTGGCTGCCCAGGTGACGATGCATTCCTCGGCGTAGGTGAAGATCTTGCTGCCAAAGCCACCTCCCACGTCCGGGGCGATGACCCGCAGCTTGTGTTCAGGTATGCCCAGGACGAAGGCGGCCATCAGGAGGCGGTGCACATGGGGGTTCTGGGAAGTGACCCACAGGGTGTATTCGTCCCGCACCGGGTCATAGTGGGCCACGGCCCCCCGTGGCTCGATGGCGTTAGGGGCGATGCGCTGGTTGACCAGCTCCAGCCGCACCGTCCGGTGAGCGCGGGCGAAGGCCTCATCGGTGGCTACCTTATCGCCGATGGCCCAGCGGAAGCAGATGTTGTCGGGGATGTCGTCGTGCACGGCTGGGGCCCCGGGGCGCGTCGCTTCCCGGGCATCGGCCACCGCCGGCAACACTTCGTAGTCCACCACCACAGCTTCGGCGGCGTCCTCTGCCAGGTACCGGTCCTCGGCGATAACCACAGCCACTATGTCTCCCACGTGCCGCACCTTATCCCGGGCCATAGGGAAGTGAGGGGCGATCTTCATGTCTGGGAGGATCCAGCCACAGGGCAGGGAGCCTACTCCGTCCTGGGCCATGTCCTGGCCGGTGAACACGGCCACCACCCCAGGCATGTCCAGCGCCCGTGAAGCATCGATGTTCCGAATGCGGGCGTGGGGATAGGGACTGCGCACCATGGCCGCATGGAGCATGCCCGGAAGCTTCACATCGTCCACATATAGGCCGCGGCCGGTGAGGAAACGGGGGTCCTCCTTGCGCTTAATGGCCATACCTATATGGCGTTGGGCCATCCTTTCACCTCCCTCTAGCGGGCCCTCATCTTCTCAGCTGCGTACTGAATGGCCCGTACGATGTTGGCATATCCCGTGCAGCGACAGTAGTTGCCATCCAGGGCGTGAGCTATCTCCTCATGACTAGGGTTGGGGTTCCGCTGCAGAAGGTCGTAGGCAGCCATGATCATGCCAGGGGTGCAGAAGCCGCATTGTAAGCCGTGCCTCTCCCAGAAGGCCTCCTGCAGGGGATGGAGCTGCCCACCCTGGGCCAATCCTTCGATGGTGAGGATCTGGGAGTCATCGGCCTGCACCGCCAGCACAGTGCAGGACTTGATGGCCCGGCCGTCCATGATGACGGTGCAGGCCCCGCATTGGCTGGTGTCACATCCCACGTGGGTGCCGGTGAGACCTAGAGTCTCCCGCAGGTAGTGGACTAGGAGGAGGCGGGGCTCCACCTCATGCCGGTACTCCACCCCGTTGACCACCACGGTGATAGGGACCTTGTCAGCCATGGCCTTCCCTCCTTAAGGCTGCGTCTCCAGCTCCCGGGCCAGGTTGGCGAAGAACTGGCGGGCCAGGATTTGGCTCGCCCCATGCAGGACGCGGGCCCCGAGGGAGGCCAAAAGCCCCGTTAGGTGTACATCCCCGGTGTAGGATACCTTGGTGGTATCGCCATCTCCCTCCAGCTCAATGACCCCCTCGCCCTGCAGGCCGCCGGCGCGCCCCTGCCCCTGCATTTGCAGGCGCAGGCGACGCGGAGGCTCCCGCTGGCAGATCCGCAGCCGACCCTGAAAGGTGCCCTTTATGGGCCCGATGCTCACCTCTACCAGCCCCATGAACTCGTCTTCGCCCAGGGGCTCTAAGCTCTTGACGCCAAGTATGCACCGGGCCATGAGCTGGGGGTCGTTCAGGGCCCGCCACACCTGCTCTAGCGGCGCCGCGATGGTCTCCTCCCCACGCAGCTCCACGCCAGGCCCCCCTTTCCCAAGAATCGCCGACATTTTAGCCGCCGCCCTATGGGGCGTCAAGGCTGTCCTCTCTAGCCCCTTGGCCTGGATGCTGGTAGCCTCATGGTGGACGGGGGTAACCGTGCCAGGGCCAGATGTGAAGGTCCCGCCCATGGAGATCGGCGGTCGCCTCTTTCGGTGGGGCGAACGCACTTACATCATGGGTATCATCAACGCCACCCCTGACTCCTTCTCTGGAGACGGCGTGGGATACGATGTGGCTGCAGCCGTACGCCTGGCCCTACGCATGCGGGAGGAGGGGGCGGACATCATCGATGTGGGCGGAGAGTCCACCCGCCCGGGTTACACGCCGGTGTCGGTTGAGG from Dehalococcoidia bacterium encodes the following:
- a CDS encoding nucleotide exchange factor GrpE, whose product is MAEDQEAVTQESLEDLKSQLDQARAEAERYLNNWRRAEADFANYKKRVEQEREEVRRFANASLIINILPVLDDLERALSSLDARLAGLTWFDGIRLIYRKLQKVLEQAGVQEIPAEGYPFDPRVHEAIHYAEGEDGKVVAVVQKGYKLHERVLRPALVIVGKAVPKPQGPDEGEGQGQG
- a CDS encoding prenyltransferase, whose protein sequence is MTTVARRWWRAIYAVPQVDLRRVDPVTRWLVLSRAAVVVMTATSGALGGLLAALEGQFDALRFSLAMAGLLLAHMGSNLFNDLVDYLRGTDRPGSPRARYGPHGLAHQAVSLPRFAAATALVLAGAAAAGFALVALSGVWVVAFALGGALVLLGYPFLKSVGLGEPAVLVVWGPLMVGGTYYAVAREVPAWVWVASIPYGLAVAAVLMGKHIDKLEFDRQEGNWTLPVLLGESRARRLTQALMVGSHVLTVVVAIWQGLWGMLLALAALPTLRRVLPAFDHPKPPDPPRPIPGWPLWFVNFAFFHTRQVGVYMVLGLALHWAVAAVVEAF
- the rho gene encoding transcription termination factor Rho, whose product is MSIAELEAKTREELLEEARSLGLTGLSSLRKQELILRILQARAEREGNYFAGGILEITGEGYGFLRTSGYKPSPSDVYVSQSQIRRFGLRTGDYVMGQVRPPKETEKYYGLLRVEAINGLDPEVAKGRPVFEQLIPTFPTKFLQLEAGDPNPTTRLIDLVAPLGRGQRGLVVSPPKGGKTMLLKHIARAVLNRYDDIQVMILLIGERPEEVTDWRRSVEQDGAEVIAATFDDPEEVQTRVAELAIERAKRLVEMGKHIMVLLDGITRLTRAYNLSLPPSGRTLSGGIDPVALHPPKRLFGTARNTEEGGSLTIIATCLIDTGSRMDEVIFEEFKGTGNWELWLDRRLAEKRIFPAVDIFKSGTRREEMMLDEKTAQRLALFRRALARMAEDFAVEQPYAQDAALKVTERVLEQLRRTKSNEQLLSQIELVT
- the rimM gene encoding ribosome maturation factor RimM (Essential for efficient processing of 16S rRNA), whose amino-acid sequence is MDDMGPRDVRPGFVVVGVVVRPFGIRGEVLVDILTHDLSHLSPGRTVYVGGEPRVIEGCRFHRGRAIIRLAGIEGRHQAEGLRSFYLEVPEGELAPLEEGEYYYYQLVGLEVCTTSGTKLGHVVEVMATGGDHQVLVVRGPRGEVLVPAVDEFVREVDLQRGLLVVEEVPGLLT
- the hrcA gene encoding heat-inducible transcriptional repressor HrcA — protein: MLTARRAAILRYVVDEYVDSGQPVASRTVAQKYRLPISPATIRNEMMRLEEEGYLHQPHTSAGRVPSDKGYRYYVEWLMREETPPEAVRQRIREEMWQAARRLEEWARVAAAALAAYVHGMALVTMPHGPPARLRWLEVVKLHDPLVLVVVVLYQARVREKVLPLGEVGQEDLSDAAHRLSYRFAGMAAHQLRRVIPYLSAQEREIMNAAASLLEEEDAAAHRPAALEGIKELLGYPEFADRRQVLAILDYLEGEGISRLLPYPLPPQGGVRVVIGSEHPEEPLRHLSMVVASYPAPGGGQGGVAVVGPTRFRYGRAVGMVRYLASLMEQITQAWWGG
- the dnaK gene encoding molecular chaperone DnaK gives rise to the protein MGRAVGIDLGTTNSCVAVMEGGEPKVIPNAEGERITPSVVAVSNTGERLVGRPAKRQAIVNPENTIFSVKRLMGRKFDDPEVQRALKILPYKVDAAPNGDARVWMGGRSYAPPEISAMILQKLKMDAEAYLGEPVTEAVITVPAYFNDAQRQATKAAGEIAGLNVLRIINEPTAAALAYGLDKEGEKTIAVFDLGGGTFDISILEIGEGTFQVKATAGDTFLGGDDFDNRIIEWLVQEFLRETGIDLRQDRVAMQRLKEAAEKAKIELSSLQQTEINLPFIAADASGPKHLIRTLTRAKLEQMVHDLVERTLGPCRQALADAGLRPEQIDEVILVGGMTRMPLVIDTVRKFFGKEPHRGVNPDEVVAIGAAIQAGVLKGEVREVLLLDVTPLSLGIETLGGLMTVIIPRNTTIPTSKSQIFTTAADNQTSVEIHVLQGERPLARDNKSLGRFILDGIIPAPRGVPQIEVTFDIDANGILHVSARDKATGREQKMIIQPSTGLTKEEIERMKREAELYAEEDRRRREEIELRNQADNLAYTAEKTLREVGEKIPAAIRSEVEEKVQRVREALAGQDITAVRRAMDDLSYSLQRAGAAVYGAQAGVGGEGQQPPGGPESGAVEGEFREI